A single region of the Micropterus dolomieu isolate WLL.071019.BEF.003 ecotype Adirondacks linkage group LG18, ASM2129224v1, whole genome shotgun sequence genome encodes:
- the LOC123986959 gene encoding pyruvate dehydrogenase [acetyl-transferring]-phosphatase 1, mitochondrial-like, with amino-acid sequence MQGRTGTFSGHCRFKLHQCRRSLSSPSPPPELPRLHYPAGSGSRKYRTGQEAGQMSSFQINRILKANEYSHALPSGPASHGVLDFHSNMLPSNRPGEDRRSNATCLQGRGGVLFGVFDGHAGAVCAHAVSQRLFYYVAVATLPLKTLAELEQAVEEERAVPPLLEWHNHPQDHNCPDGGAISFHSLRNYWQERLEDEDEHEDEDGGRVTSAMVNAFRRLDYDLSVEAQVHLFMSSPRRVSLPGEALSPASPLRVAMSGCTACVAHISNGVLHVANLGDSRAVLGVQEPNGRWSAVSLTNDHNAQNPDELQRVLGEHPSSEWRTVVRHDRLLGLLLPFRAFGNVRFKWSPEMLSRIYETRPDVLSAVSEAVRTPPPHYLTPPYLTAQPEVTRHRIRPADKFLVLATDGLWELMHRQAVVQLVGDQLTGLQQQRPIIPGVGTTLGGLQRLLLERRGRVMSVLEDQNAATHLLRHALGDDGYGAVAPNRLAKMLSLPAELARRYRDDITITVIHLNEPDL; translated from the exons ATGCAGGGAAGAACAGGAACCTTCAGTGGACATTGCAGGTTTAAGCTCCACCAATGCCGtcgctccctctcctccccttccCCTCCTCCCGAGCTCCCCAGACTCCATTACCCAGCAGGCAGCGGGAGCAGGAAGTACAGGACAGGGCAGGAGGCGGGACAGATGAGCTCGTTTCAGATCAACCGCATCTTAAAG GCCAACGAATACAGCCACGCCCTCCCAAGTGGCCCCGCCTCCCATGGTGTCCTGGATTTCCATAGCAACATGTTGCCATCCAACCGCCCCGGCGAGGACCGTAGGAGCAACGCCACCTGCCTTCAGGGCCGTGGCGGCGTGCTGTTTGGCGTGTTTGACGGCCACGCGGGGGCGGTGTGCGCGCACGCCGTCAGCCAGAGGCTCTTCTACTACGTCGCCGTGGCAACGCTGCCGCTGAAGACGCTGGCGGAGCTCGAACAGGCGGTGGAGGAGGAACGGGCTGTACCGCCGCTGCTGGAGTGGCACAACCACCCCCAAGACCACAACTGCCCCGACGGAGGAGCGATCTCCTTCCACAGCCTCCGGAACTACTGGCAGGAGAGGCTGGAGGACGAGGACGAGCACGAGGACGAG gATGGCGGCAGGGTGACATCAGCAATGGTCAACGCTTTCCGCCGTCTTGACTACGACCTTTCTGTGGAGGCCCAGGTCCACCTGTTCATGTCCTCACCCAG GCGGGTGTCTCTCCCCGGGGAGGCGTTGTCTCCGGCCTCCCCTCTCCGGGTGGCGATGTCTGGCTGCACGGCCTGCGTCGCCCACATCTCCAACGGGGTCCTGCATGTGGCCAACCTGGGCGACAGCCGGGCCGTCCTGGGCGTCCAGGAACCCAACGGCCGCTGGTCAGCGGTCAGCCTCACCAATGACCACAACGCGCAGAACCCAGACGAGCTGCAAAGGGTTCTGGGAGAACACCCGTCGTCGGAGTGGAGGACGGTGGTCCGCCATGACCGCCTGCTGGGTCTGCTGCTGCCCTTTAGGGCGTTTGGCAACGTCCGCTTCAAATGGAGCCCAGAGATGCTGAGCCGAATCTACGAAACACGACCGGATGTCCTGTCTGCGGTCAGCGAGGCGGTCCGGACACCGCCGCCACACTATCTGACCCCACCGTACCTGACCGCCCAGCCGGAAGTCACACGACACCGGATCAGACCCGCTGACAAGTTCCTGGTCCTGGCGACTGACGGACTGTGGGAGCTGATGCACCGACAGGCGGTCGTCCAGCTGGTGGGGGATCAACTGACAG GCCTTCAGCAGCAGAGACCCATAATTCCCGGCGTGGGCACGACGCTGGGTGGCCTGCAGCGCCTCCTGCTGGAGAGGAGGGGACGGGTCATGTCGGTGCTGGAGGACCAGAACGCTGCCACCCACCTGCTCCGCCACGCCCTGGGGGATGATGGGTACGGAGCGGTGGCACCAAACCGTCTGGCCAAGATGCTGAGCCTGCCGGCAGAGCTGGCCCGGAGGTACCGCGATGACATCACCATCACCGTCATCCACCTGAATGAACCAGACCTTTAA
- the isy1 gene encoding pre-mRNA-splicing factor ISY1 homolog — translation MARNAEKAMTALARFRQAQLEEGKVKERRPFLASECSELPKAEKWRRQIISEVSKKVAQIQNAGLGEFKIRDLNDEINKLLREKGHWEVRIKELGGPDYARVGPRMLDHEGKEVPGNRGYKYFGAARDLPGVRELFEKEPAPALRKTRAELMKEVDAEYYGYRDEDDGVLLPLEMQYEKQAVLEAVQRWRAEKESRLSGDKQQQQEEEEEESIYSVHREEPDEEESREEQEGEEGGVTFIAHVPVPSQKEVEEALVRRKKMELLQRYASETLQAQSQTARTLLGL, via the exons atG gcAAGGAACGCTGAGAAGGCCAT GACGGCTCTGGCTCGGTTCAGACAGGCTCAGCTGGAGGAGGGAAAAGTCAAG gagaGGAGACCCTTTCTGGCCTCAGAGTGCAGTGAACTTCCTAAAGCTGAGAAATGGAGACGACAG atcATCAGCGAGGTCTCAAAGAAAGTGGCTCAGATTCAGAACG CTGGTCTCGGGGAGTTTAAGATCCGGGACCTGAACGATGAGATCAACAAGCTGCTGAGAGAGAAGGGGCACTGGGAGGTCCGGATCAAAGAACTGGGAGGACCCGACTACGCT CGGGTCGGTCCCAGGATGCTGGATCACGAGGGGAAGGAGGTTCCGGGGAATCGAGGGTATAAATACTTTGGAGCGGCCAGAGACCTGCCCGGGGTCAGAGAGCTGTTTGAGAAGGAGC CTGCCCCGGCGCTGAGGAAGACGAGGGCGGAGCTGATGAAGGAGGTGGACGCAGAGTATTACGGCTACAGAGACGAGGACGACGGCGTGCTGCTGCCTCTGGAGATGCAGTACGAGAAACAAG cGGTGCTGGAGGCGGTGCAGAGGTGGAGAGCAGAGAAGGAGTCTCGTCTGTCAggagacaaacagcagcagcaggaggaggaggaggaggagagcatcTACAGCGTCCACAGAGAGGAG CCGGATGAGGAGGAGAGCCgggaggagcaggagggagaggagggcgGAGTCACCTTCATCGCACACGTACCTGTTCCCTCCCAGAAAGAG gtgGAGGAGGCTCTGGTCCGGAGGAAGAAGATGGAGTTGTTGCAGCGTTACGCCAGCGAGACTCTTCAGGCTCAGAGTCAGACGGCCAGAACTCTGCTGGGACTGtga